A window of the Desulfatirhabdium butyrativorans DSM 18734 genome harbors these coding sequences:
- a CDS encoding TetR/AcrR family transcriptional regulator produces MQLQELPRREREKLRQRQEMMQAALSLFSEKGYHNVSMHEIAAKSEFAIGTLYKFFSNKEDLYKALIMEQSDRFHRALSAAIESSRDEMEQLRQYVKAKGEIFRVNVSVIRLYFAETRGASFNIMAGVDQDIRKRRENFLAKLTAIFASGIQSKRFSPISEPYILAVSLDSLCNAFLFLWLESPERFPYPENPDQILNILFKGLLNDSHE; encoded by the coding sequence ATGCAATTGCAGGAATTACCCAGGCGGGAACGGGAAAAACTCAGACAGCGGCAGGAAATGATGCAGGCTGCGCTGAGCCTGTTTTCCGAAAAGGGTTATCACAACGTATCGATGCATGAAATCGCCGCCAAATCGGAATTCGCCATCGGCACACTCTACAAATTCTTCAGCAACAAAGAAGACCTTTATAAAGCCCTGATCATGGAGCAGTCGGATCGCTTCCACCGCGCGTTGTCGGCCGCCATCGAATCCAGCCGGGACGAAATGGAGCAACTGAGACAGTATGTCAAGGCAAAGGGAGAAATCTTCCGGGTCAACGTTTCCGTCATCCGGCTCTATTTTGCCGAAACGCGGGGAGCCAGCTTCAATATTATGGCCGGTGTTGACCAGGACATCCGCAAACGGCGGGAGAACTTTCTGGCAAAACTCACTGCCATTTTTGCATCCGGCATTCAATCCAAACGGTTTTCTCCCATTTCGGAACCATATATTCTTGCCGTATCCCTCGACAGCCTCTGCAATGCATTCTTGTTTCTCTGGCTGGAATCACCGGAACGTTTTCCCTATCCGGAAAATCCCGATCAGATCCTGAATATTCTGTTCAAAGGTTTGCTCAATGACTCACATGAATGA